The genomic region AAGAATTGAATAAAGCCTGTGGTTTGTCAGATCAAACCAAAAGCATTCTTGTTTGCTTAACTCCAGAAAAGCATTTACCACTTCAGGATGGAATTCTTTTTTAGAGAGAGAAAGAATTTTTTTATTAATAATTACTCTCTGTTCTAATATAAATTCTTTGCGTCTAACTAGACGTTCTACTGTATCAGCCAGGTTTAGTATCTGGCTTTCCAGGACGTAAGGACTATTTAAACTAAAGCCTTCTTCTTGCCAGAGGTGCCAGGGTTTGTGGTGAAAACGTATCAGAGGAGCTATTGGAGCAAGAAACTTGAGAGATTTAAAAAGCTCTTCTCCTTTAATACAGTGTAAATCTAGATTTTTTTCTATCGAGGAGTGTAGGCGTAATTTATCTTGAGGGGTTAAGGCGCCTACATCATGGAAAAGAGCCGCTATGTAAAGCTGATTAGTTTTTTCAGAAGACAAACGAAAAAGTTTCCCCATACGCCATGAAATATAGGCTACCTTAATTTGGTGGGCAGAAATATGGGGGTTAGCAAGGTCTATGGCATCAGATACCGAAAGAAAAAAATTATTCAAGTTTATGAGAAGTTCTCTTACCATATCATCAAACTTTTTCGGCTAAGTGTTGATAGGGCTTTAATGAAAAAGTGTTGAACTTTTGATTCTGACTATGTCACTGCGAGGAGCACTAAGGCACGAAGCAGTCTTTTAACGAAAGCTATCTTTTGGTGAACTAATCCAATAGGGAAATTATCTTTCGGGGGAAAAGAGTGAGCCTTTCTGGACCGTTTGCAGTGATATGATAAGTATCTTCAAGGCCAATAACTCCTATTTCTGGCACGTGACATTTGGGCTCGAGGGCTATGACCATGTTTTCTTCAAGGGTTATGTCCAGAGAAGCAATAGGTGGCCATTCGTCAATTTCAAGCCCAACCCCGTGGCCTACAAAAGGTACTTTTTCTGGCCCATGAGCCATAAAGTATTCGCTTATTCCTAGCTCCTCAGCTTTTAAAACAGCCCTTTCATATAGTTTTTGGACACTTATCCCGGGACGCAGCAGTTGTTCTAAATCTTCGAGTAAAGCGAGCACTTTATCATAGATTGCCAATGTTTTTTGGGGGATATTCCCAAAATAAAAAAGGCGGCTCTGGTCAACCATGTAGCCCTCATGCCAGCCAGCATAGTCAATTAGAATAAGTTCATTTGGTTGAATTTTCTTTTCCGATGGCCCTTGAGGGAAACCGTAAATTCCTTGGCCGCCCTGGCCAGTGGTTACAAAAGCAGGTATCACACCAGACTTGCCTGAAAGGAGGTGACCGTAGGCAAGCTCCTGCCCAAAACCATAGGTGCGTGTAAAAGCCGGATGCCCTCTTTTCCGGAGTTCGGCTTCAAGTAAACCTGCGGCTTCAAGTTCACTAAAACCCGGTTTAAGTTTGGGCAAAAAGCTATAAATGGCGTCTGAAAGTATCTCTGCCGCTTTTTTTAGACAATCTATTTCGTAACGGCTTTTAATAGCCCGTAAATTTCTGACAATTTCACTGATATCCCCAAGGTCAAAAGCTGCCAGAAGTTTTTGATACCGTCGATATAGGTTTATAGGAAGGCGGTCTTCTTCAAGGCCTAAAGTTTTTATGCTAAGGTCAGCTAAAAAAACAGGAAGTTTTTTTAAGGAACGAAAAGGAATAACTTCAGCCACGGGGTTAAAATCAGGCCTGCCTAAAGTGCGGTAAACTAGCAGAAAAACTTCTGCTCTTTTAGTTATAACCAGATGACCATCAACAAAAGCACCTGTGAAATAAAAAATATTTAGAGGATAGCGAATAAGAGCTGCATCAAAGCCTTTTTGTGATAGCCTTTCAGCTAAAAGGGCTATACGACGGGTAAATTCTTCTCTATCCGCTGGCATCTTTTAGTTTTTTAGCAAGACTTAATACTGTTTCCGCATAAGGCCGGCTTTTGTTGTAAGTCATAATTACTTTTAGTTGGGCCTGATAGTCTTTGGCCTTACCCCAGCCATGACGAGCTAAGTAGTTGGCTATAGAGGCTAAGGCGTCTTCCAAATTGAATAGATCTATCTTTCCGTCTTTGTTCCAATCGTAGCCGTAGAAAAGGAGACTTGAAGGTACAAACTGGGGTAGGCCAAATGCTCCAAAAACCGAGCCCTTTATGGAAAGGGGATCAACATTATGGTTAGAACTATAACGCAAAAGGGCTACCAGTTCTTTGTAAGCCCATTTGGACCGCCGTTTCATAAAAGCTTTTAGCCTTTTCTCTTCCTCGGGAGAAAGATTTTCAGGTAAAAAAGATTTTACCTCCTCCCAATCAGATGCGATGGCCATGCTGGCCAGCACATTAAAAGTCTCATATTTGCCGGTGTAACGTCCGAGATCGGTCTCAACTAAAAATATGGCTACAATTACTTCTTTGGGTACACCAAAATGTTTTTCAAGAGAAGACAAAAGCTCATAGTTTGCTTTCAAAAACTTTTGGGCCCGAGCCACTCTTTCAGGTTCTAAAAACTGGGCGTAGTTCAGTTTGTATTCATCATGAAGCAGTTTACGGGGCATTATCTGGGGTAAAAATTTTACCTCAGGACGAGAAAAAATTTCTTCTACATACGTAGGTGATAAACCGTCAGCTATTAGCCTTTGTTTTAAACTTTCAAAATTTACGGCCCAAGCAGAACCGGCTGTAAAAAAAACAGACAATACGAGCCAAAAATAACATATCATGAGATATTTGCTTCGAAGCTTCGTTCCAAATGAAACTACAAAGTTAGCCTTTTGTAATGAATTCAAAATATGAATACGAAAAAATATGTTAGATCTGTTAGTTGGCAAAAGTTTCATTAAATGACTCCTGCTTTATTTAAAACTTCTTTGAGCATTTCAAAAGTGACAGGTTTTCTCAAGTAGTAAGAATTATTTACTTTTCTTGCTTGAGATTCTGTGTGGTTATTAATAAGGCCGGTGAGAAAAATAATGGGATTGTTAGATTTGTTTCTAATATGATGAGCTAGTTCTAGCCCATCAACCTGTGGGAGCTTAATATCAAGGAGATAGAGATAAAAAAGTTCTTTTTCTATAAGATTTAGAGCTTCTTTGCTGCTACCGGCCAGAGAAACTTCAAAACCGAGCATACTAAAAAATTCCGCCAGCACTTCGCGAACTCCTGCATCATCTTCTACAATTAATACTTTTTTCATCTCGCCCACCCTAAAATTATAACAAATTATAAACGAGTTTTTAATTTTTTAATAGTTTTTATTTAAGATTTATCACAAGTTTACTGGGAATTTTTAACATAAAATCTAAAAAATTCACAGTGCTATTGTTTGGGGGACAGGCGCGAGATTGATTTCGGCCGATCTCCAAAAAATTTTTGGAAAAACTTTCAGAAAACCGAAAAGATTTATATAATCCCGATTAAGTTTCAAAGGGGTTGGGTATTCAAAAGGAGGCTTAAATGGACGCATTTACTATTTGGTTTACTGGTCTTTCTGGTTCAGGCAAGTCTACCCTATCCAGAAGAACATACCTGGAAATAAAAAAGCGAGGCCTTAAGGCTGAATTGCTAGACGGTGATATTATCCGTACCAATTTTAGTCAGGAGCTTGGTTTTACCAAGCGAGAACGAGATATTAACGTCAAGCGTATCGGTTTTCTTTCCTGGCTATTAAATAAACACGGCATTATTAGCGTGGTAGCCGCTATTGCTCCCTATGAAGAAACTCGCCAGTTAAACCGTAAACTTATTCCCAATTATATTGAAGTTTTTTGTAATTGTCCCCTTGAAGTGGTAGAAAAACGCGATGTAAAAGGCTTATACGCTAAGGCTCGTCGCGGCGAAATTCCTAATTTTACCGGTATTTCTGATCCTTACGAACCACCTCGAAATCCCGAAATAGAAGTTTTTACTGATAAAGAAACCGTTGCAGAAAGTATGCAGAAAATAATTTCTTATCTTGAAAAAAAAGGCTTTCTACCGGCTACGGAAAACAATATAGATCCCACAGTCATAGAAGAAGAGGAACGTCTTTTGCGAGAACATTTACGTCAGTTAGGTTTTGCCCGAAAAAGCTGGTAATTTTGGCCATGTCTTCTGAACAAATTTCATTTCTGGTTTTTGCTGACGATTGGGGTGAACACCCATCAAGTTGCCAGCATATTTTTAGACACATTGTTAAAGATTACCCCGTCGTTTGGGTAAATACTGTTGGTATGCGTTTACCCCGCCTTTGTAAAGCAGACCTGGCCAAAGGTTTTCGTAAACTGAAAAAAATGCTTATGACTACCAATCAAAAAGTTCCCCAACAGGCGCTACCAGAAAATCTTTCGGTAATTCAGCCTCCTATGATCCCTTATAACAAAGGCTTATTTCGACAAATTAATCGCAACTCGGTTATAAAAGCTGTTAAACAAGAGCTAGAACGTCGAGGTCTAAACAGTCCCATATTAGTTACCACTGTTCCCAATGCCTGTGATTATATAGGTGCTTTTGGAGAAAAAAGAGTAGTCTATTATTGTGTTGACGATTTTGCCAACTGGCCAGGACACGAAAAAGATCTTATTTTGCAAATGGAGAAGGAACTAATAAGAAAAACAGATGTCTTGATAGTGGTATCAGATATCTTAGCCCAAAGAATTAAAAAAATTGCGAAATCTCAAAAATTTTTTCTATTAACCCATGGTGTAGATATTTTTCGCTTTGCAAACCCTTTTAGTATTAGACATGAAATCGTTAAAATCCCCAGACCTAGAATTGGTTATACCGGTCTTATTTGGGAACGTTTGAATTTTCAGCTAATTGAACATATAATAAATAAACACTCTGATTACTCTTTTGTTTTTGTAGGAAAGGAAGATATTTCCGTAGATTTTCTCAAAAAATATAAAAATTTTTATTATTTTGAGCCTGTATCTTTTGATAAAGTTCCGGCCTTATTAAAAGAATTTGACGTCTTAATAATGCCCTATCAGTTAGACAAAGGGACTCAGTCTGCCAACCCTTTAAAACTTAAAGAATATCTAGCTTCCGGGAAACCAGTAATAGGGGTTCCGTTAAAAGAAATAAAAAAGTTTGAGCCTTACGTAGTCGTAGCGGAAACCCCTGAAGAATGGGTAAAGGCCATACAAGACATTATTAGCGGGAAGCTATGCCCACCAAAAATTCCTCATGAAGAATTGGTCAAAGAAGACTGGTCCTATAAGGCCAAGGAGTTTTTATCTTTTTGTCTCTCATGAATCTATATTTTTGCTTTATCGGGAATATAGGAAATTAATTTGGGTTCTCGACGTTTAGTGTTGATCCGATATAATAAAGAAAAGGGTAGGAAAAATTTGAACCAAGGCGGTTCGATAGTGAAGGGGAATAAGTTTGAAACTTATATCTTCATCACCTGATCCCTTTAGTTCATTTTATAAATCCGCCTCAAAAAATATTAATAATTTCCTATAGATACTTCTGAAGAAAAAGATCCAGAGGCTACTATTAAGAAAATGGAACTGGTGAGAGCAGCGGCTCTTGCTCCTGTAGATCCTTCTCTTCAAGATATTCAGGTAGCCCAAATGGCGTTGATGAAAGAAATGAGAGCTAGAGAAGAACTTTTAAAAACACAAGAAAAGTCCCACAGTTATAAAATTAACGAGATAGTCTAAATTCTAACTTTGTTTTGTTTCCTTCGGATAGACTGTTTTAGAAGTTTTAACTTTAGAAGTAATTTTAGCGAGTTTTTTCTCAGCCCTTACAAATCTTAAAGGGTTAAGACTTCTTCCCCAGCGCCTGATTTCATAGTGTACATGGGGCCCCGTACTTCGGCCAGTATTTCCTACGTAGCCAATTATTTCACCCTTTTGGACCCGCTCACCCCTTTTGACAACATATTTGCGCAGATGCCCATAAACGGTCATAAAACCGTGGGCGTGTCTAATCTTTACATAACGACCAAGAGCTCTGGTATAACCTACGCGATAGACTACTCCATCGGCTGTGGCTCTAACTGGGGCTCCGTAACGCGCTACTATGTCTATCCCCGAATGAAAGGCACGTTTTTTAGTGAAAGGATCTCGACGATAGCCGTAATAAGAAGAAATATAACCTCGAACCGGCTTTCCTATGGGTATTTTGTCAAATTTAAGAAGGTAAGTACTTATTTGGTTGATTAAAATTTCATATTCTTTTTTAGGAGGAAGATAGGGACCACCAACGGCCTTGTTTGATGAGACCTTAAAATGGTGTGAAAGCCCAAGCTGGCGCACCACCTTTTTAACATAGCGGTCATATTGTCGTAGAGCTCCTACTGCCTGGTTGAGTAGTTCTTCTTTTTCTTTTTCAAGCTCGTCAATCTGGGTTTCGAGTTCTTTCTCCCTTAACCTTAAAGAAACAATTTCTGTTTCTAAAGAGGCAACTTTTCCTCTTAGTTCTTTAACTTCAATTCTTAATCTAATATTTTGGTAAAAAAGAATGGCAGAAAGCAGGAGCAAACAGATGATAATCAGCGGACATAAATTTCCTTTAAGCCAACTAGGGCTGTTTTTATCATCGATATTTTTTTGTGGCATAGGAAGATGATGCCAAAAAATTCTTTGAAAGGCAAGACCTTTGTGTTTAGTATTTGAAACATGAGTAGTCCAAAAGAACGAATCTGGCTCGAAATATCGGTAGTAGTACCATCAGAACTCAGTGATGCTGTAGCCAACTTTTTTGTGGAAACCACTGGCCATGGGGTAAAGTGTGAGGATATAGAACCCCACCCTGAAGGAACCCTTCTAGTAAAAATTACCGGGTATCTTGCCCCTGAACAGGCAGAAACAGGCCTTATTAAAAAAATTTACGCCTATCTTGCTTCTCTTGAAGAACTCTATCCTGAATACCGGTTTAAATTGGAACACCGTCCTTTACCGGAAGAGGAATGGGAAACCGCATGGCAAGTCTATTTCAAGCCAATAAAGGTTGGTAAACGCCTGATTATAAAACCATCTTGGGAAGTTTACATACCAGAGCCAAAAGAAATTGTAATTGAAATAGATCCGGGAAGGGCTTTTGGTACTGGGCATCATCCTTCTACATATTTAATCCTTGAAACCTTAGAAGAACTTTTTGAAAAAGAACTTGCAAGTCCTACAGTGCTTGATGTGGGGACAGGCACGGGAATTTTGGCCATAGCAGCGGCCAAGTTAGGGGCCAAGGAAGTGATCGCTATTGATATAGACCCTGAAGCCACCGAAGTGGCTAGGGAAAATATTCTTCGCAATCATTTGCATGACAAAGTTTTCGTTTCTACCACTCCTATTTGGGAAATTTTTTCAGGTTTTGATTTGATTTGTGCCAATATTTCGGCATATGAATTAGAACTTATGGCTGAAAAGCTTACAGAGCTCTTAAACACCAAAGGTTTTCTTCTTTTATCGGGTTTTTTAAAAGAAGAGGCCCACAAACTTAAAGAAAAATATCTGTCATCAGGTCTTAAATTATATCAGGAAAAAACTGACCGGGAATTTCAGGAATGGACCATGCTTGCCTTTCAAAAGGATTAGCCCGCTTTTTGGCTGAAGGAATCAACCTCGGAACCACTTATCTGCTTGATCCTGAAGAAAGTCATCATCTTAAAAATGTTTTGCGTCTTAAAGAAGGTGAAAAAATAATCCTTCTTGACCTGGCTGGTAAAGAATATCTCGGGAAAATTGTAAAACTAGACAAAAAAGGGGTTTTAGTTAAGGCTCAAAGACTTTTGCGCCAAGAAAAACCTTTAAAACCAGAATTAATTTTTCTCCTCCCTTTGTTGAAAAAAGATTGGCTAGCGTTTTTGGTGGAAAAAGCGGTAGAACTCGGTGTTTCACAGGTAATCCCTGTTATTACCGAAAGAACTGTAGTCAAACCAGGAGCCAATTTTACGGCCAAACTTGAAAAAAGGGCCAGGCAAAGTTTAAAACAATGCCGCCGTCTATGGCCTTTAAAAATCCAAAAGCCTTTTTCTTTAAGCCAGGCAGCCAAAAATATCGTGGCAGATTTAAAGATTTTTGCCTACGAGAATGAAAAAGAAAGGACGCTCGTCGATGTATTAGATGTTAACTCAAAAGTAGAAAAAGTAGTCTTTACTTCTGGACCAGAAGGTGGATTTTCTCCAAAAGAGGCAAAAATTCTCAAAGAATGCGGTTTTGAATCAATCGGGTTGGGTTCATTTATTTTGAGAGCTGAAACTGCGGCTCTCTATTTGATGAGTGTAGCTCACTTTACTTTTTTTGCTTCAAAAATCTTGAAAAAAAGAAGTTATTAGATTAATTTTTTTAATAAAAATCCAGGAGGTAGGCCGTGTATAACACGCTTAAAACATTTATCCTACTCGCTGCTTTGACCGCACTATTTGTTATTTGTGGTCAATTATTAGGGGGTAAAACTGGAGCTGTAATTGCGCTTGTTTTGGCGGGGGTTATGAACTTTTTTGCCTACTGGTACTCTGATAAGTTTGTCCTGAAAATGACTGGAGCGAGAGAAGTGTCACCTGCTGAAGCCCCTGAACTGCACAATATAGTGGCTAAGCTTGCGGCTCAAGCGGGTATTCCTAAACCCAGAGTTTTTATCATGGATACTGACACCCCTAATGCTTTTGCCACTGGAAGAAATCCGGAAAAGGGTGTGGTAGCTGTTACCAGAGGGATTATGCAAATTCTTAACAGAGATGAGCTTGAAGGGGTCTTGGCTCACGAAATTGCTCACATTAAAAACCGGGATATTTTAATTTCCTCTATTGCGGCGGTAATTGCAGGAGCTATTGCTTATTTGGCTGATATGGCCTCATGGTCTTTACTTTTTGGTGGTCTTTATGGAGATGATGAAGATAATGGTGTTTTAGGTTATGTGGGCATTTTTCTTATGATATTTCTTGCGCCTCTTGCGGCCATGATTATTCAGATGGCCGTTAGCCGTAGCCGCGAGTATCTCGCTGACGCCACAGGGGCAAAAATTTGTCGTTGCCCGATGTCCCTGGCCAGAGCTCTTGAAAAGCTTGATGCCTGGAACCGCCAGGTTCCTATGCAGGTAAATCCGGCTCAGGCCCAGATGTTTATCGTCAATCCTTTAGCAGGTGGTAGCTTTTACAAGCTCTTTTCTACACATCCTCCGATAGAGGATCGTATAGCTAAACTAGTAGAAATGGCAAGGCGCGAAGGCCTGGCTGCTTAAGTTTTGGGGCCTCTCACGGCCCTTCCTCTCCTTTATTAGAGGGGAATTCGGGCTTTTCATTGTAACCCCATGCCTTATTTTCTTAGAGAGCGAAGCAATTTCGTAAAATTGTCGCAGGACACTACATTACTTTACAAAAAGCTGGTTAATAACCGGACTTAAAGTTCAAAATAAATATATTTCGCTACTAGAAATTATTTTTTCTTTCTTTTTAGAAAATTTTTTCTTTAATACTTCTAGATGGTTTAATACTTCTAGATGGTAAATAAATTGTTTTGAACCAATGATAAGACTTTCCGTGAAGTAGCGCGATCGATACGTAAATTCCTTGGCTTTGTTAAATTTTTTTGATTCACCGAGCCCACCTTTTCTGTAAACAAACTCTCGGTACAGCCTGAAACGCTCTTTTTCTGATTTGTTGGCATAAGAGGGAAGCCCTAAATTAAGGGTCATAAAATTTTCGCCTGTCCCCAATCTTGCCCGGTAGCCTAGTGAGCACCAGCGGTAATCCTCTGGCTTATCCACAATTCCTACCCGCACAGGATTTAGCTCAATATAGGCCAAGCAATTCAAAAGGGCCTCGCCAGTCTCAATGATTACGGACTTAAAGCGGTCACTCCAGAAATAGCCTTTGCGTTCGTACCTGCGGTTATACCAGCGTGAGAAGCGCTGCTTCAGATCTTGGATATAACGGGAAAGGCTGGCCAGTCTAGATCGCCATTTGGTTATTAGTTCTTCGTAGACAAAGACCTTGCGCTTTCCCTGGTAATAGAGCTTTATGCGGCGTACTACTTCTTCGTCGGAGAACTGATTCTCTGGTAGCATGCGGCATAACAGGTGAAAGTGGTTACCCATGATAGCGAAGCCATAGACTTCTACGAAATAAACTTGTGAGAGCCAGCGAATAAGATTGAGCAAATAGTCTTTTTCTTCGTCACCAAGGACGTCATGGCCTGGTAAGGCCGTACGCGAGATGACATGATAAGCCGCTTTTGGATGATTGGTAAGTAAGCGAGGGATTCTTGGCATGCTCAAACCTCCTGAAAAAATCTTCGCCTGTCCCTCTTATCGGAAGAAGTTTTGCGGAGCTTGAAAATTTCGCCTGTCCCTACCTTAATTTTCGAGTTCTTAAAAAGGTATTATGTTTATGCTGATGACCCTTGAAAAATTTTGGCAAAAATTTGCCTCTTTTCTTTGGCCTTTCGGAAAGGCCTATTCGCTTTTGATGCAAACAAGGCACGTTGCTTACGCCAAA from Thermodesulfatator indicus DSM 15286 harbors:
- the cysC gene encoding adenylyl-sulfate kinase — its product is MDAFTIWFTGLSGSGKSTLSRRTYLEIKKRGLKAELLDGDIIRTNFSQELGFTKRERDINVKRIGFLSWLLNKHGIISVVAAIAPYEETRQLNRKLIPNYIEVFCNCPLEVVEKRDVKGLYAKARRGEIPNFTGISDPYEPPRNPEIEVFTDKETVAESMQKIISYLEKKGFLPATENNIDPTVIEEEERLLREHLRQLGFARKSW
- a CDS encoding RsmE family RNA methyltransferase, with protein sequence MAEGINLGTTYLLDPEESHHLKNVLRLKEGEKIILLDLAGKEYLGKIVKLDKKGVLVKAQRLLRQEKPLKPELIFLLPLLKKDWLAFLVEKAVELGVSQVIPVITERTVVKPGANFTAKLEKRARQSLKQCRRLWPLKIQKPFSLSQAAKNIVADLKIFAYENEKERTLVDVLDVNSKVEKVVFTSGPEGGFSPKEAKILKECGFESIGLGSFILRAETAALYLMSVAHFTFFASKILKKRSY
- a CDS encoding M24 family metallopeptidase; this encodes MPADREEFTRRIALLAERLSQKGFDAALIRYPLNIFYFTGAFVDGHLVITKRAEVFLLVYRTLGRPDFNPVAEVIPFRSLKKLPVFLADLSIKTLGLEEDRLPINLYRRYQKLLAAFDLGDISEIVRNLRAIKSRYEIDCLKKAAEILSDAIYSFLPKLKPGFSELEAAGLLEAELRKRGHPAFTRTYGFGQELAYGHLLSGKSGVIPAFVTTGQGGQGIYGFPQGPSEKKIQPNELILIDYAGWHEGYMVDQSRLFYFGNIPQKTLAIYDKVLALLEDLEQLLRPGISVQKLYERAVLKAEELGISEYFMAHGPEKVPFVGHGVGLEIDEWPPIASLDITLEENMVIALEPKCHVPEIGVIGLEDTYHITANGPERLTLFPRKIISLLD
- a CDS encoding transposase yields the protein MPRIPRLLTNHPKAAYHVISRTALPGHDVLGDEEKDYLLNLIRWLSQVYFVEVYGFAIMGNHFHLLCRMLPENQFSDEEVVRRIKLYYQGKRKVFVYEELITKWRSRLASLSRYIQDLKQRFSRWYNRRYERKGYFWSDRFKSVIIETGEALLNCLAYIELNPVRVGIVDKPEDYRWCSLGYRARLGTGENFMTLNLGLPSYANKSEKERFRLYREFVYRKGGLGESKKFNKAKEFTYRSRYFTESLIIGSKQFIYHLEVLNHLEVLKKKFSKKKEKIISSSEIYLF
- a CDS encoding lytic murein transglycosylase codes for the protein MKLLPTNRSNIFFRIHILNSLQKANFVVSFGTKLRSKYLMICYFWLVLSVFFTAGSAWAVNFESLKQRLIADGLSPTYVEEIFSRPEVKFLPQIMPRKLLHDEYKLNYAQFLEPERVARAQKFLKANYELLSSLEKHFGVPKEVIVAIFLVETDLGRYTGKYETFNVLASMAIASDWEEVKSFLPENLSPEEEKRLKAFMKRRSKWAYKELVALLRYSSNHNVDPLSIKGSVFGAFGLPQFVPSSLLFYGYDWNKDGKIDLFNLEDALASIANYLARHGWGKAKDYQAQLKVIMTYNKSRPYAETVLSLAKKLKDASG
- a CDS encoding putative metalloprotease CJM1_0395 family protein, with the translated sequence MDTSEEKDPEATIKKMELVRAAALAPVDPSLQDIQVAQMALMKEMRAREELLKTQEKSHSYKINEIV
- a CDS encoding M23 family metallopeptidase, translated to MPQKNIDDKNSPSWLKGNLCPLIIICLLLLSAILFYQNIRLRIEVKELRGKVASLETEIVSLRLREKELETQIDELEKEKEELLNQAVGALRQYDRYVKKVVRQLGLSHHFKVSSNKAVGGPYLPPKKEYEILINQISTYLLKFDKIPIGKPVRGYISSYYGYRRDPFTKKRAFHSGIDIVARYGAPVRATADGVVYRVGYTRALGRYVKIRHAHGFMTVYGHLRKYVVKRGERVQKGEIIGYVGNTGRSTGPHVHYEIRRWGRSLNPLRFVRAEKKLAKITSKVKTSKTVYPKETKQS
- the htpX gene encoding zinc metalloprotease HtpX, with translation MYNTLKTFILLAALTALFVICGQLLGGKTGAVIALVLAGVMNFFAYWYSDKFVLKMTGAREVSPAEAPELHNIVAKLAAQAGIPKPRVFIMDTDTPNAFATGRNPEKGVVAVTRGIMQILNRDELEGVLAHEIAHIKNRDILISSIAAVIAGAIAYLADMASWSLLFGGLYGDDEDNGVLGYVGIFLMIFLAPLAAMIIQMAVSRSREYLADATGAKICRCPMSLARALEKLDAWNRQVPMQVNPAQAQMFIVNPLAGGSFYKLFSTHPPIEDRIAKLVEMARREGLAA
- a CDS encoding response regulator produces the protein MKKVLIVEDDAGVREVLAEFFSMLGFEVSLAGSSKEALNLIEKELFYLYLLDIKLPQVDGLELAHHIRNKSNNPIIFLTGLINNHTESQARKVNNSYYLRKPVTFEMLKEVLNKAGVI
- the prmA gene encoding 50S ribosomal protein L11 methyltransferase, with the protein product MSSPKERIWLEISVVVPSELSDAVANFFVETTGHGVKCEDIEPHPEGTLLVKITGYLAPEQAETGLIKKIYAYLASLEELYPEYRFKLEHRPLPEEEWETAWQVYFKPIKVGKRLIIKPSWEVYIPEPKEIVIEIDPGRAFGTGHHPSTYLILETLEELFEKELASPTVLDVGTGTGILAIAAAKLGAKEVIAIDIDPEATEVARENILRNHLHDKVFVSTTPIWEIFSGFDLICANISAYELELMAEKLTELLNTKGFLLLSGFLKEEAHKLKEKYLSSGLKLYQEKTDREFQEWTMLAFQKD
- a CDS encoding glycosyltransferase: MSSEQISFLVFADDWGEHPSSCQHIFRHIVKDYPVVWVNTVGMRLPRLCKADLAKGFRKLKKMLMTTNQKVPQQALPENLSVIQPPMIPYNKGLFRQINRNSVIKAVKQELERRGLNSPILVTTVPNACDYIGAFGEKRVVYYCVDDFANWPGHEKDLILQMEKELIRKTDVLIVVSDILAQRIKKIAKSQKFFLLTHGVDIFRFANPFSIRHEIVKIPRPRIGYTGLIWERLNFQLIEHIINKHSDYSFVFVGKEDISVDFLKKYKNFYYFEPVSFDKVPALLKEFDVLIMPYQLDKGTQSANPLKLKEYLASGKPVIGVPLKEIKKFEPYVVVAETPEEWVKAIQDIISGKLCPPKIPHEELVKEDWSYKAKEFLSFCLS